Proteins from one Oncorhynchus tshawytscha isolate Ot180627B linkage group LG16, Otsh_v2.0, whole genome shotgun sequence genomic window:
- the LOC112215419 gene encoding protein Aster-C isoform X3: MVKQHYGNDLGLRIVERESLQTSAESTTQKHTSMTVRPGGEDSGRPSTLRLQPGDQGSCEPTAPQGEDLPSPLGQSSINSGNTDDACSTSSRCTPDPSLDRSAPERVSKRSELSLDLNSNLDRFSEQSGSESAEEEERGSVSQQHGRLYVNTVFNISAEKMFELLFTESHFIRRFMNARKITNAILTRWQSDASGSMKRSLNYTITITNPLVGKFSTATENQILYKEFREGQYYLIDSEVYTHDVPYHDYFYTQNRYCIIRHSKRKCRLRVYTDVKYKKQPWGLVKSFITKNSWSGLEDYFRHLESELMEEEAELNQGCGDPGKMIGGLHHWRRRTFSRTLQEHLKPSKQYEPDLDPHREGKTDPIDMKGPPRWNISTIIAGMSIILLILTVLNLGLFFKLWAMEDVANRMYLSTKHHLRERTESSFAADFFPEPAPTYRTREETLLLKAVLQDSIKLLEQVSQTTSYVCVTGSRIPPAGVCVCTDSFFPLVFSPIAPQFSVAASAEICNQQNSNSAVTPSHLATSLRPLKPGVVKATGTRL; the protein is encoded by the exons ATGGTCAAGCAGCACTATGGCAATGACCTGGGCCTGAGGATTGTAGAGAGAGAAAGTCTACAGACATCAGCAGAATCAACCACGCAGAAACACACCAG CATGACCGTGAGGCCTGGTGGAGAGGACTCTGGGAGGCCGTCTACTCTGCGCCTCCAGCCGGGGGATCAGGGCTCCTGTGAGCCCACTGCGCCCCAGGGAGAGGACCTACCCTCACCCCTCGGACAGAGCTCCATCAACTCAGGAAACACG GATGATGCTTGCAGCACCTCGTCTCGGTGCACTCCTGACCCGTCCCTGGACCGCTCTGCCCCGGAGCGGGTCTCCAAGCGCTCTGAGCTCTCTCTGGACCTCAACTCTAACTTGGACCGCTTCTCTGAACAGAGCGGCTCGGAGAGTGCAGAGGAGG aggagagggggagtgtctCCCAGCAGCATGGCAGGCTCTATGTGAACACGGTCTTCAACATCAGTGCAGAAAAGATGTTTGAACTGCTCTTTACCGAATCTCACTTCATACGAAGATTCATGAATGCCAGGAAGATCACCA ATGCCATCCTTACACGGTGGCAGAGTGACGCGTCTGGCTCCATGAAGAGGAGTCTCAactacaccatcaccatcaccaaccCTCTGGTGGGCAAGTTCTCCACTGCCACGGAGAACCAG ATCCTGTACAAGGAGTTCAGGGAAGGTCAGTACTATCTCATCGACTCGGAGGTCTACACACACGACGTCCCGTACCACGACTACTTCTACACTCAGAACCGCTACTGTATCATCCGCCATTCCAAACGCAAATGTCGACTCAG ggtgtACACTGATGTGAAGTATAAGAAGCAGCCGTGGGGGCTGGTCAAGTCCTTCATTACCAAGAACTCCTGGAGTGGCCTGGAGGACTACTTCAGACACTTGG AATCTGAGCTGATGGAAGAGGAGGCGGAGCTGAACCAGGGATGCGGAGACCCCGGTAAGATGATTGGCGGGTTGCATCATTGGCGGAGGAGGACGTTCAGTCGGACACTACAGGAGCACCTGAAGCCCAGCAAGCAATACGAGCCTGACCTAGACCCTCACAGAGAGGGCAAGACGG ATCCCATAGATATGAAGGGTCCACCTCGATGGAACATCTCTACCATCATAGCTGGGATGAGCATCAT TCTGCTGATCCTAACAGTACTGAACCTGGGGCTGTTCTTTAAGCTGTGGGCCATGGAGGATGTGGCCAACCGCATGTACCTGAGCACCAAGCACCATCTCCGGGAGAGGACCGAGAGCAG ttTTGCCGCTGACTTCTTTCCTGAACCGGCCCCAACATACAGGACCAGAGAGGAGACTTTGCTGCTGAAAGCAGTGCTGCAGGACTCTATCAAGCTATTGGAGCAGGTCAGTCAAACGACCAGTTATGTTTGTGTTACAGGCTCCCGAATCCCTCCGGCAGGTGTTTGTGTCTGTACAGACAGTTTTTTCCCTCTCGTCTTTTCCCCCATAGCTCCGCAGTTCTCTGTCGCTGCTTCAGCAGAAATTTGTAACCAACAAAACAGCAATTCTGCAGTGACACCGTCACACCTGGCGACCTCACTACGCCCTCTGAAGCCTGGGGTTGTAAAGGCTACAGGGACACGCCTCTGA